One window of Heptranchias perlo isolate sHepPer1 chromosome 15, sHepPer1.hap1, whole genome shotgun sequence genomic DNA carries:
- the asb12a gene encoding ankyrin repeat and SOCS box protein 12a: MCLKLSGRSFIDMELEIMWPVKMSLVDITKIFSMLQPKDEEDDNGERSQLNQAVSKDDDKLLAELLTQERYTRFINSRSGWGVPGTPLRLAATRGHLKCLEVLLAHGAEVDSLDVKAQTPLFTAVSGRHLDCVQALLRAGANPNGSIYNNSSPILTAAREGEVEILKELLEHGAEVNVRSKMPEWASNPCACSGPLYLSLVYGHFDCFRLLLLYGANPDFNCTEERLLARIKPPKTALEMCFRYGCGTEYVQLLIDFGANLYLPDLPANKNINQNEVFKLLTRARAQPRCLMSLSRITIRKYLKQASGLHSIDQLDIPPILKNYVKHQI, from the exons ATGTGTCTGAAACTGAGTGGAAGATCTTTCATTGATATGGAACTGGAGATTATGTGGCCTGTGAAAATGAGCCTGGTGGACATCACCAAGATATTTTCCATGCTCCAGCCAAAAGATGAAGAAGATGACAATGGAGAAAGAAGTCAGCTCAACCAAGCAGTTTCTAAAGATGATGACAAACTATTAGCTGAACTTCTGACCCAGGAGAGGTACACTAGATTTATTAATAGTCGAAGTGGCTGGGGTGTTCCAGGAACCCCTCTTCGTTTAGCAGCTACTAGGGGTCACCTGAAATGTCTGGAGGTCCTCCTAGCCCATGGAGCTGAGGTGGACAGTTTGGATGTGAAGGCTCAAACCCCTTTGTTCACTGCTGTTAGCGGCAGGCATTTGGATTGTGTCCAAGCCTTGCTTAGGGCAGGAGCTAATCCCAATGGTAGTATATATAACAACAGTTCACCTATTCTGACTGCTGCCAGAGAAGGGGAGGTGGAGATTTTAAAGGAACTGTTGGAGCATGGCGCAGAAGTCAATGTCCGCTCCAAGATGCCGGAATGGGCCTCCAATCCCTGTGCTTGCAGTGgccctctctatctttctttgGTGTATGGACACTTTGACTGCTTTCGTCTTCTTCTCTTGTATGGAGCCAACCCAGATTTTAATTGTACCGAGGAGAGACTACTGGCAAGAATTAAaccaccaaagactgctctggAGATGTGTTTCAGATATGGCTGTGGGACTGAATATGTCCAGCTGCTCATAGACTTTGGTGCAAACCTTTACTTACCAGATCTCCCTGCAAATAAAAATATAAACcaaaatgaagtgtttaaacttcTAACCAGAGCCAGAG CTCAACCAAGGTGCTTGATGTCTCTGTCTAGGATAACAATCCGCAAGTATCTCAAACAAGCAAGTGGATTACATTCCATAGACCAGCTGGATATACCACCAATCCTAAAAAACTATGTGAAACACCAGATCTGA